From the Candidatus Bathyarchaeota archaeon genome, one window contains:
- a CDS encoding zinc ABC transporter substrate-binding protein, whose amino-acid sequence MNSKQKTFLTITTILIIAVIAAAAFFTMNPTQPDKTSIVATFYPLAFYSQEIGGEHVQVTQIVPNNTEIHSWEPSASHIVAADDADIIVYNGAGADQWLEDDVLPALSGDKSHVIVETTAGLMLLSGEDHEHENEAENQEHGSYDPHTWLSPYMAKLQAQKIYDALLEVDPENEAYYTDRWQSLQSRFEQLDQEYLSGLSGAAKGDVFVSHAAFGYLAHRYGFEQHGVIGLSADEQPSASTIANLVEMMSEHEVYVVYVDPVYSDEYAQTLKSEAQSQTGHEVAILELYLMLGPTDNYDYLSQMQQNLASLKTGLQTP is encoded by the coding sequence ATGAACTCCAAGCAAAAAACATTCCTCACAATCACAACCATACTTATCATAGCCGTCATAGCCGCAGCCGCTTTCTTCACAATGAACCCCACCCAACCCGACAAAACCAGCATAGTCGCAACCTTCTACCCTCTCGCGTTTTACAGCCAAGAAATCGGAGGCGAACACGTACAAGTAACCCAAATAGTTCCCAACAATACCGAAATCCACTCGTGGGAACCCTCCGCCTCACACATAGTAGCCGCAGACGACGCCGACATAATCGTTTACAACGGCGCAGGCGCAGACCAGTGGTTAGAAGATGACGTGCTTCCCGCGTTGTCTGGTGACAAATCCCATGTTATTGTGGAGACCACTGCGGGGTTGATGCTTCTCTCAGGCGAAGACCATGAGCATGAAAATGAAGCTGAAAACCAGGAGCATGGGAGTTATGACCCGCACACTTGGTTGAGTCCGTACATGGCAAAGTTGCAGGCGCAGAAAATCTACGATGCGCTATTGGAGGTTGACCCAGAAAACGAGGCTTACTATACGGATAGGTGGCAGAGTCTACAGAGCCGTTTTGAGCAGTTAGACCAAGAGTACCTTTCTGGGCTTTCGGGCGCTGCTAAAGGGGACGTTTTTGTGTCGCATGCCGCTTTTGGGTATTTGGCTCACCGTTACGGGTTTGAACAGCACGGCGTCATCGGGTTGTCGGCAGATGAGCAGCCAAGTGCATCCACCATCGCGAATCTGGTAGAGATGATGTCGGAACATGAAGTTTATGTGGTCTACGTTGACCCCGTTTACTCCGACGAATACGCCCAAACGCTCAAATCAGAAGCCCAATCCCAAACAGGACACGAAGTCGCCATCCTCGAACTGTACTTGATGCTAGGACCAACCGATAACTACGACTACCTATCGCAGATGCAACAGAACTTAGCTAGCCTAAAAACAGGTTTGCAGACGCCATAA
- the nikR gene encoding nickel-responsive transcriptional regulator NikR: MAIISLSIPDALLEQVDQTIKERGFASRSEIARQALRLYLNEDLKIEDAQGETVATITLIYRENADRRRLLETQHVHSGLVSTFLHAHIHKGFCLEVLILKGQAAVIRKFVDTLRLNEQIAQIKIALINQR; encoded by the coding sequence GTGGCAATCATTAGCCTGTCAATACCTGACGCACTTCTGGAACAAGTCGACCAAACAATCAAAGAACGCGGATTCGCAAGCCGCTCCGAAATCGCACGCCAAGCCCTACGCCTATACCTCAACGAAGACCTCAAAATCGAAGACGCCCAAGGCGAAACCGTAGCCACCATAACGCTCATTTACCGCGAAAACGCCGACCGCAGACGCTTGCTAGAAACCCAGCATGTACACAGCGGACTGGTTTCAACATTTTTGCACGCACACATTCACAAGGGCTTTTGCTTGGAAGTACTAATTCTCAAAGGACAAGCAGCCGTCATTAGAAAATTCGTGGACACCCTGCGGCTAAACGAGCAGATAGCCCAAATCAAAATCGCCCTGATAAACCAAAGATAA
- a CDS encoding sodium:calcium antiporter — protein MFEEQLGLWGNVFLLVISLVVLAKASDYAINSSIKVADITGLAKSTVGFVLVGFSTSLPELFVVIFAAAGQGSVGVAIGNVLGSNIANIALILGICFLILTFKMPRHEGTYPQAIKEKIHDLYFGLFVASLVPLALLYFGYASSLMGVLLLGVFVLNMYQLSKGSKKQCDPEVTEECPVTEEEIPERSSLKRYLLIALAASICVVIASYFLVGSATYVATSVGIPGVVIGATIVAFGTSAPELATSISATRKGHIDLAMGNIVGSCFINITLILGATLIASPLDLDISAFSQLALFSLITNLFLWYFLSSERLTWREGAMLLGMYALFIATSFL, from the coding sequence TTGTTTGAGGAGCAGTTAGGACTTTGGGGAAACGTGTTCCTGTTAGTCATTTCCCTAGTTGTTCTAGCTAAGGCAAGCGACTACGCTATTAACAGCTCCATCAAAGTTGCCGACATAACGGGTCTTGCCAAGAGCACCGTCGGGTTTGTTCTTGTGGGCTTCTCAACGTCGTTGCCTGAGTTGTTCGTGGTCATATTTGCAGCAGCAGGTCAAGGCAGCGTAGGTGTAGCCATCGGCAACGTTTTGGGTTCTAACATCGCAAACATCGCCCTGATTCTGGGAATTTGCTTTTTGATACTCACCTTCAAGATGCCCCGTCACGAAGGAACTTATCCACAGGCTATAAAAGAAAAGATACATGACCTGTATTTTGGCTTGTTTGTTGCTTCACTGGTGCCTTTGGCTTTGCTGTATTTTGGCTACGCCAGCAGTCTTATGGGTGTTTTGCTTCTGGGAGTTTTCGTGCTAAACATGTACCAACTCTCCAAAGGCAGCAAAAAACAATGTGACCCCGAAGTCACCGAAGAGTGCCCAGTTACAGAGGAAGAAATCCCCGAAAGATCTTCACTCAAACGTTACCTCCTAATTGCACTCGCCGCCTCAATATGCGTCGTAATTGCCTCGTACTTCCTAGTCGGCTCAGCAACCTACGTCGCCACATCCGTAGGCATCCCCGGTGTAGTCATAGGCGCAACCATAGTTGCTTTTGGCACCAGCGCACCCGAACTCGCAACCAGCATCTCCGCAACACGCAAAGGACACATAGACCTAGCCATGGGCAACATCGTCGGAAGCTGCTTCATCAACATCACCCTAATCCTAGGAGCCACCCTCATCGCATCACCGTTAGACTTGGACATATCCGCATTCTCCCAACTAGCCCTGTTCTCGCTAATCACAAACCTGTTCCTATGGTACTTCCTATCCAGCGAAAGACTAACTTGGAGAGAAGGAGCCATGCTGCTGGGCATGTACGCCCTATTCATAGCAACCAGCTTCCTATAA
- a CDS encoding mechanosensitive ion channel family protein yields the protein MVDIAEFLQNTFHLNQLVSEGIAAVLLFAIIALVGWVAYFIFSRYFSAWAKKTKTTLDDEILHSIRSIVVMLIILAGAFYALTALSFIQPYSEQYYLPQIFETAGVLLTSFAVTRVTNILIDWVAERNAAKNRVNNHLLFILRKVLQLVIYVAALLVILTYVFHQDLSGVVVGLGVGGIAIALALESTLSDVFSAFSIYFDRPFEIGDFIVIGEHSGTVKSIGIKSTRVILLQGEELVLSNKELTSTAVRNFKKLQKRRINFKIGVTYDTSLEKLKKIPKIISDIVDAQEYAEIDRVHFYEFADFSLKIEVVYYVTVSDYTKYMDIQQAINFGIKEAFEKEGIEMAFPTQTIYLAK from the coding sequence ATGGTTGATATTGCTGAGTTCCTGCAGAATACGTTTCATCTTAACCAGTTGGTTAGCGAAGGCATAGCCGCTGTTTTGCTGTTCGCGATTATAGCGTTGGTTGGCTGGGTTGCATACTTCATCTTTAGCAGGTACTTCTCAGCATGGGCAAAAAAGACCAAAACAACCTTGGACGATGAAATACTGCACAGCATACGTTCAATCGTTGTCATGTTAATCATATTAGCTGGCGCGTTTTACGCCTTAACCGCCCTAAGCTTCATCCAGCCGTACTCTGAACAGTACTATCTGCCCCAAATCTTCGAAACCGCAGGCGTCCTTCTAACTTCTTTTGCCGTAACCCGCGTCACCAACATCCTCATAGACTGGGTTGCAGAAAGAAACGCCGCCAAAAACCGCGTAAACAATCACCTGCTCTTCATACTGCGCAAAGTTCTACAGTTGGTCATTTACGTTGCCGCCTTACTCGTAATCCTAACGTACGTTTTCCACCAAGACCTTTCAGGCGTTGTCGTCGGGTTAGGTGTTGGAGGCATCGCCATCGCGTTGGCACTGGAAAGCACATTAAGTGACGTGTTCAGCGCGTTTTCGATATACTTTGACCGCCCCTTCGAAATCGGAGACTTCATAGTCATCGGCGAACACTCAGGCACCGTCAAAAGCATAGGCATCAAATCCACCCGCGTCATACTCCTACAAGGCGAAGAATTGGTCCTGTCCAACAAGGAGCTAACCTCAACTGCGGTTCGAAACTTTAAGAAACTCCAGAAGCGGCGCATAAACTTCAAAATCGGCGTCACCTACGATACCTCACTAGAAAAACTCAAGAAAATCCCCAAAATCATCTCTGACATCGTGGATGCCCAAGAATACGCCGAAATAGACCGCGTGCACTTCTACGAATTCGCCGATTTTAGCCTGAAAATTGAAGTTGTCTACTACGTCACAGTTTCCGACTACACCAAGTACATGGACATCCAGCAAGCCATCAACTTTGGCATCAAAGAAGCATTCGAAAAAGAAGGCATAGAAATGGCTTTCCCAACCCAAACCATCTACCTCGCCAAATAA
- a CDS encoding cupin domain-containing protein, whose amino-acid sequence MKPNVKKPSKEEAQEAESWPTWEKEESTFPWEYGDQETCLILDGKAVVKCPDGSAVEFGAGDYVVFPVGLKCTWEIKDKIRKHYKFG is encoded by the coding sequence ATGAAGCCAAATGTGAAGAAACCCTCCAAGGAAGAAGCACAGGAAGCTGAATCGTGGCCAACTTGGGAAAAAGAAGAATCCACTTTCCCCTGGGAGTACGGCGACCAAGAAACCTGCCTGATTCTTGATGGCAAAGCCGTGGTCAAATGTCCCGATGGCTCCGCTGTGGAGTTTGGCGCAGGCGACTACGTCGTGTTTCCCGTAGGGCTCAAATGCACTTGGGAAATAAAAGACAAAATCAGAAAACACTACAAATTCGGGTAA
- a CDS encoding desulfoferrodoxin FeS4 iron-binding domain-containing protein, which translates to MANVGELYVCRNCGVAVKVVAGGAGKLVCCGIPMERVEDEEE; encoded by the coding sequence ATGGCGAATGTTGGAGAACTTTATGTTTGCAGGAATTGTGGCGTTGCCGTGAAGGTTGTTGCTGGTGGTGCGGGCAAGCTGGTTTGCTGTGGCATACCCATGGAGCGCGTTGAAGACGAAGAAGAATAA
- a CDS encoding sugar phosphate isomerase/epimerase, whose translation MKLSLSNGIYYSMPIEENIPAIKKLGFDNIEFNMKSIQEDDDDAVYKVKELLRTHQVRCLTLHSATLPVQDESEIQRAIIYGLVSVDFAHTFGASVLVIHSNASRKLPAKKRQQLMKKIFPEIVAHAKDLKVKLALENLSFSSNGYGKDVLELEEIFSILGDETAGVTLDFCHSQVTGTTMELLEKYHSRLRNIHISNPKHAPFTHKTPALQEFLSKLQSYGYAGPLTMELNSNCTDQEILQTRKVIEETLQNGRQPL comes from the coding sequence TTGAAGCTTAGTTTGTCCAACGGCATCTACTACAGCATGCCCATAGAAGAAAACATACCCGCTATCAAAAAACTGGGTTTTGATAACATCGAGTTTAACATGAAATCCATTCAAGAAGATGACGATGACGCCGTCTACAAAGTCAAAGAGCTACTCCGAACGCACCAAGTTCGCTGTTTGACGTTGCATTCTGCTACTTTGCCCGTGCAGGACGAGTCGGAAATTCAAAGAGCCATCATCTACGGGTTGGTCTCGGTTGATTTTGCGCATACGTTTGGCGCTTCTGTTCTTGTGATCCATTCGAATGCGTCGCGCAAGTTGCCTGCTAAGAAACGGCAGCAGTTGATGAAGAAGATTTTTCCCGAAATCGTCGCGCATGCGAAGGATTTGAAGGTCAAGTTGGCGTTGGAGAACCTGTCGTTTTCTTCTAACGGTTACGGCAAGGACGTTTTGGAGCTTGAAGAAATCTTTAGCATCTTAGGCGATGAGACCGCAGGGGTTACTTTGGATTTTTGCCACTCCCAAGTTACAGGAACCACTATGGAACTTTTAGAGAAATACCACAGCCGCCTGCGAAACATACACATAAGCAACCCCAAACATGCCCCCTTCACCCACAAAACCCCTGCCCTCCAAGAATTCCTAAGCAAACTCCAAAGCTACGGCTACGCGGGACCTTTGACCATGGAGTTAAACAGCAACTGCACCGACCAAGAAATCCTGCAGACCCGCAAGGTAATCGAAGAAACCCTGCAAAACGGAAGGCAACCTTTGTAA
- a CDS encoding PadR family transcriptional regulator yields MPPKYQKEIQTKLTKGLLDMIILQFLDQEPMHGYQIITRIRKNFGVYFGPSTVYPLLATLEKKGYVKSEWNTTTERPRKTYELTHEGQTVLNFTEGSLNLICKNMAAENKTEIPAHR; encoded by the coding sequence ATGCCCCCAAAGTACCAAAAAGAGATTCAAACCAAACTTACCAAAGGATTGCTGGACATGATCATACTTCAATTCCTGGATCAAGAGCCCATGCACGGTTATCAGATTATAACACGTATTCGTAAGAATTTTGGAGTTTATTTTGGTCCCAGCACGGTTTATCCCTTGTTAGCTACGCTGGAGAAGAAGGGCTATGTCAAAAGCGAGTGGAACACCACCACAGAGCGTCCCCGTAAAACTTACGAGCTAACCCATGAAGGACAGACAGTTTTGAACTTTACCGAAGGCTCCCTGAATCTGATATGCAAGAACATGGCTGCTGAAAACAAGACCGAAATTCCCGCACACCGTTAA
- a CDS encoding winged helix DNA-binding protein — MLLLFAVSVCPVNAQEFVKYNVEVRTDGSAAWIITQATDTQSPTDTWLSFQEKILTLVETASTQTQREMSVDLNSLEMKTTNFADTQSKITEYQFTWKNFSIIEDTQIIFGDVFGVSNFFGSLYGDGSLEIIYPQTFEVQSVSPMPNGGNDAQVLEWLGTNFFVNANPSITLVENTDLATGTSQADSGLWLLIILVVAVVCVAIAFLYLRRRGKKPAAKTQEMVRLPVVESEEDKIVKALLDSGGSSSQSAITRQCMFSKAKTSQLLTALEKDGVVTRYKKGRDKIVVLTEKGKGNRHDA; from the coding sequence ATGCTGTTGCTTTTTGCTGTGTCAGTTTGCCCAGTGAACGCGCAGGAATTTGTTAAGTACAACGTCGAAGTCAGAACCGATGGCTCTGCAGCCTGGATTATAACGCAAGCAACCGACACCCAAAGCCCCACAGACACCTGGCTTAGTTTTCAAGAAAAAATCTTGACCCTAGTTGAAACAGCCTCCACTCAAACCCAACGAGAAATGAGTGTAGACCTGAATTCACTTGAGATGAAAACAACAAACTTCGCGGACACCCAATCAAAAATCACCGAGTACCAGTTCACCTGGAAAAACTTTAGCATCATAGAAGATACGCAAATCATCTTCGGCGACGTCTTTGGGGTCAGCAACTTTTTTGGCAGCCTGTACGGCGATGGCTCTTTGGAAATTATTTATCCCCAAACGTTTGAGGTGCAGTCGGTTTCGCCCATGCCCAACGGCGGCAATGACGCGCAGGTTTTGGAGTGGCTGGGTACAAACTTTTTTGTCAACGCAAACCCAAGCATCACCTTAGTGGAAAACACTGATTTAGCCACGGGAACAAGCCAGGCTGATTCTGGTCTTTGGTTGCTTATCATTTTGGTGGTTGCTGTGGTCTGCGTGGCAATTGCATTTCTCTACCTGCGTAGACGCGGCAAAAAACCTGCAGCCAAAACCCAAGAGATGGTTAGGTTGCCTGTTGTGGAGAGCGAAGAAGATAAAATAGTGAAAGCCCTTTTAGATAGTGGGGGCAGCAGTTCGCAGTCCGCCATTACACGGCAATGCATGTTTTCGAAAGCTAAAACAAGTCAGTTGTTGACTGCTCTAGAAAAAGATGGTGTAGTGACAAGGTATAAGAAGGGACGGGATAAGATAGTTGTTCTTACAGAAAAAGGCAAGGGAAACAGGCATGATGCATAG
- a CDS encoding cohesin domain-containing protein yields MMHRLFGRRQVFVAAVLFSLFLAAMAQTVNAQADSEPTVAVVPSQNTAQIGESLTVNITLTNVENLYGLDIAFSWNSSVLQLIDSQALLGVETYPEGVLHEPVLIIVEDVSQETGQYQLVAISQATAQPFSGSGTIATFTFNVTSTGHTTLTVQSTLADYPEPDQVSEPIAHARINATINAVIPEFPSTIILAALIAAVTATLLLHKQHQTKKATHT; encoded by the coding sequence ATGATGCATAGATTATTTGGTAGGCGTCAGGTTTTTGTGGCAGCGGTTTTGTTTAGCTTGTTTTTGGCTGCTATGGCTCAAACTGTTAACGCCCAAGCTGATTCAGAGCCAACCGTCGCAGTAGTTCCAAGCCAAAACACGGCGCAAATAGGCGAATCTCTAACCGTTAACATAACTCTTACTAACGTGGAAAACCTCTACGGGTTGGATATAGCGTTTTCGTGGAACAGCTCTGTTTTACAGTTAATAGACAGCCAAGCATTATTGGGCGTAGAAACCTACCCCGAAGGCGTTTTGCATGAACCCGTACTAATTATAGTTGAAGATGTCTCGCAGGAAACAGGGCAGTACCAGCTTGTTGCAATCTCACAAGCCACCGCGCAACCGTTTAGCGGCAGCGGAACCATAGCCACCTTCACGTTCAACGTCACAAGCACAGGACACACCACCCTGACCGTGCAAAGCACACTCGCAGATTACCCCGAACCCGACCAAGTATCCGAACCCATAGCCCACGCCCGCATCAACGCAACCATAAACGCAGTCATCCCCGAATTCCCAAGCACCATTATACTAGCAGCCCTAATAGCCGCAGTCACAGCAACACTCCTACTCCACAAACAACACCAAACCAAAAAAGCCACACACACCTAA
- the lsrF gene encoding 3-hydroxy-5-phosphonooxypentane-2,4-dione thiolase, whose translation MDWGMKNRLSQLIQKDGKALFLPVDHGYFQGPTRCLEKPGETIKPIWQYADALMMTRGVLRNCIDPAIPKPVIMRVSGAVTVVGEDLANESRVTSIQEILRLNASAVSMSVFVGTPYENKSLTNLGKLVDECEDYGVPVMAVTAVGKELEKREARYLALCCRVAAEIGARVVKTYYCKEKFEKVVDGCPVPVVIAGGPKAETQQEVFDFVYDGMQKGAVGVNLGRNIWQTPNPVASIRAIRAIIHDNYTPKEANDLYMQIQNQTT comes from the coding sequence ATGGATTGGGGAATGAAGAACCGTTTATCTCAGCTTATCCAAAAAGACGGCAAAGCCCTGTTTTTGCCTGTTGACCACGGATACTTCCAAGGACCAACCAGGTGCCTTGAAAAGCCAGGCGAGACCATTAAGCCGATTTGGCAGTACGCAGACGCGTTGATGATGACCCGCGGCGTACTTCGCAACTGCATAGACCCAGCAATTCCAAAACCTGTTATCATGAGGGTCTCAGGCGCCGTAACCGTAGTTGGGGAAGATTTGGCTAACGAGAGCAGAGTCACATCGATCCAGGAAATTTTGCGGCTAAACGCTTCTGCCGTGTCCATGTCCGTGTTCGTCGGCACACCGTACGAAAACAAAAGCCTAACCAACCTAGGCAAACTCGTCGACGAATGCGAAGACTACGGCGTACCCGTAATGGCAGTCACCGCAGTAGGCAAAGAACTCGAAAAACGAGAAGCCCGCTACCTCGCCCTGTGCTGCCGAGTCGCCGCCGAAATCGGTGCCCGCGTAGTCAAAACCTACTACTGCAAAGAGAAATTCGAAAAAGTCGTAGACGGCTGCCCCGTACCCGTTGTCATCGCAGGCGGACCAAAAGCCGAAACCCAACAAGAAGTCTTCGACTTCGTCTATGACGGCATGCAAAAAGGCGCAGTCGGCGTAAACCTGGGCAGAAACATCTGGCAAACCCCAAACCCCGTAGCGTCAATACGCGCGATTAGAGCCATCATACACGACAACTACACCCCCAAAGAAGCCAACGACCTTTACATGCAAATCCAAAACCAAACAACCTAA
- a CDS encoding alcohol dehydrogenase catalytic domain-containing protein — protein sequence MLVAMYYNNHDVRIEQMPVPTIGDDEFLFKVMASGICGSDVTEWYRVPKAPRVLGHEATGVVEKVGKNVTRVKVGERVFVSHHVPCNACINCQRGHHTACETLHTTNYYPGGFAQYVRVPKINVEQGVYKLPDSMSFEEGTFIEPLACVVRGQRLANLQKNDTLLIIGAGLAGILHTQLAKAKGLSKIIVADVNPYRLQLAKKFGATHTLDAKTNLPEQLKTVNGDCLADQVIVCTGATPAALTALECVGKGGVILFFAVPDPTVKLPLPITDFWRNEVTLKTSYGAAPQDLEDSLLLLEQKKLNVNDMITHKLSLQDAARGFELVATAGESLKVILEPNPP from the coding sequence TTGCTTGTTGCCATGTACTACAACAACCACGACGTACGCATCGAACAAATGCCTGTTCCAACAATCGGCGACGACGAATTCTTGTTCAAGGTCATGGCGTCAGGCATCTGTGGAAGCGACGTAACCGAATGGTACCGTGTTCCTAAAGCGCCGCGGGTTTTGGGACACGAAGCTACGGGCGTTGTCGAAAAGGTTGGCAAGAACGTGACCCGCGTCAAGGTGGGTGAGCGCGTTTTTGTTTCCCATCACGTGCCCTGCAATGCATGCATAAACTGCCAACGGGGACACCACACCGCATGCGAGACCCTGCACACCACCAACTATTATCCCGGCGGGTTTGCCCAGTACGTGCGGGTGCCAAAAATCAACGTGGAACAGGGCGTTTACAAGCTTCCCGACAGTATGTCTTTTGAGGAGGGCACGTTTATTGAGCCTTTGGCGTGCGTGGTCCGAGGACAAAGACTTGCTAACCTGCAAAAAAACGACACGCTACTGATAATCGGCGCAGGCTTAGCAGGCATACTGCACACGCAACTGGCAAAAGCCAAAGGCCTAAGCAAAATCATCGTAGCCGACGTAAACCCCTACAGGCTACAGCTAGCCAAAAAATTCGGCGCCACCCACACCTTAGACGCCAAAACAAACCTCCCCGAGCAACTCAAAACAGTCAATGGCGACTGCTTAGCCGACCAAGTTATCGTCTGCACAGGAGCAACCCCCGCAGCATTAACCGCGTTGGAATGCGTAGGCAAAGGCGGGGTCATCTTGTTTTTTGCAGTTCCCGACCCCACAGTTAAGCTGCCCTTGCCCATTACGGATTTTTGGAGAAACGAAGTGACCCTGAAAACCAGTTACGGCGCAGCTCCGCAGGATTTGGAAGATTCCCTGCTGCTTTTGGAGCAAAAGAAGCTGAACGTGAACGATATGATCACGCATAAGCTGAGCCTTCAAGACGCCGCCAGAGGTTTTGAGTTAGTTGCTACTGCAGGCGAGTCGCTTAAGGTTATTCTTGAGCCTAACCCGCCATAA
- a CDS encoding winged helix-turn-helix domain-containing protein encodes MQALELKRNRIQLLNQILNICQHPQTPTAIMQKADLTKENLDDCIMQLQDLGFLFFDVAHNEYLTTAKGQAFLGKWRQFQELLKPNERCLFKIQTEKH; translated from the coding sequence ATGCAGGCACTAGAGCTAAAAAGAAACCGAATCCAGCTCCTTAACCAAATCCTAAACATCTGTCAGCACCCCCAGACGCCCACGGCAATCATGCAAAAAGCCGACCTCACCAAAGAAAACCTTGACGATTGCATCATGCAACTGCAAGATTTAGGTTTTCTATTTTTCGATGTCGCCCATAATGAGTACTTGACAACTGCAAAAGGGCAGGCTTTTCTGGGCAAATGGCGCCAATTTCAAGAACTGCTAAAACCCAACGAACGATGCCTATTCAAAATCCAAACAGAAAAACATTAA
- the cca gene encoding CCA tRNA nucleotidyltransferase, translated as MQPQTSQVTQRVLKKITPTQAERAKMEALAKSLEDKVALVCEQMGVVADVRVEGSVAKDTWLGGDPDVDVFMRVPRTVSRDELGDLTLKIARKAMEGARQVERYAEHPYLEAFTEDGTRVNIVPCYDATPGKWLSATDRTPFHTNYINTHLNEAQRGEVRLLKKFMKGIGVYGAEIKVGGFSGYLCELLVLHYGSFLEVLEAASGYAGRQLIDIESHYRQDEAELKRLFAEPLVIVDPVDKARNVASAVQPPKLNVFVAASRAFLQTPRETFFFPPKTQPLTTQKLQQTVENRGTDLVFVCCNKPEAVADVLWGQIYRTQKNLRRQLEIANFKVLRDAAWTSDAAALAVFVFELEEQVLPLVKKHLGPPLAREKASSRFLEKYANSSEVIAGPYLEEGRWAVQVHRKNAGAADLLRRKLADGGKDIGAAGLIAKSFRESLSVLVNTQITEVYKSDPGFAGFLTEFLRGKPFWLNIKSSPEPKPPTQKGERCR; from the coding sequence ATGCAACCCCAAACCAGCCAAGTCACCCAACGCGTATTGAAGAAAATTACGCCTACGCAGGCTGAGAGAGCCAAAATGGAAGCTTTGGCCAAGTCTTTAGAAGACAAAGTCGCGCTGGTTTGTGAACAGATGGGGGTTGTGGCGGATGTGCGTGTGGAGGGTTCAGTGGCAAAAGATACGTGGCTTGGAGGCGACCCTGACGTGGATGTTTTTATGCGTGTGCCGCGAACGGTTTCTCGAGATGAACTAGGCGATTTGACCCTAAAGATTGCGCGCAAAGCCATGGAGGGCGCAAGGCAGGTTGAAAGATACGCGGAGCACCCGTACTTGGAAGCGTTCACAGAGGATGGGACACGGGTAAATATTGTGCCCTGCTACGATGCCACGCCAGGCAAGTGGTTAAGCGCAACGGACCGAACGCCTTTTCATACAAACTACATCAACACCCACTTGAATGAGGCGCAGCGTGGGGAAGTGCGGCTGCTGAAGAAGTTCATGAAGGGCATTGGGGTGTATGGGGCGGAAATTAAAGTCGGCGGGTTTAGCGGCTATTTGTGTGAGTTGTTGGTTCTGCATTACGGCTCGTTCCTTGAGGTCTTGGAAGCGGCATCAGGCTACGCGGGCAGACAACTCATAGACATTGAAAGCCACTACAGGCAAGACGAAGCCGAGTTGAAGCGGTTGTTTGCTGAGCCGTTGGTAATTGTTGACCCCGTAGACAAAGCAAGAAACGTCGCCTCCGCCGTGCAACCCCCCAAACTCAACGTTTTCGTAGCAGCCAGCCGCGCATTTCTGCAAACCCCCCGCGAAACGTTCTTTTTTCCACCCAAAACCCAGCCCCTAACCACCCAAAAACTACAACAGACCGTGGAGAACCGCGGCACAGACCTTGTCTTTGTCTGCTGCAACAAGCCCGAGGCAGTGGCGGATGTGCTGTGGGGACAAATCTACCGCACCCAAAAAAACCTGCGCAGGCAGTTGGAGATTGCGAACTTCAAGGTTTTGCGTGACGCAGCGTGGACAAGTGATGCGGCGGCGTTGGCGGTTTTTGTTTTTGAGCTTGAAGAGCAGGTTTTGCCCTTGGTTAAGAAGCATTTGGGTCCACCGCTTGCGCGGGAAAAAGCAAGCAGCCGCTTCTTGGAAAAATACGCAAACAGCAGCGAGGTAATTGCGGGTCCTTACCTTGAAGAGGGCAGATGGGCAGTTCAGGTGCATCGAAAAAATGCGGGGGCTGCGGATTTGCTGCGTAGAAAGCTTGCGGATGGCGGCAAAGACATAGGCGCTGCTGGACTTATAGCTAAGAGTTTTCGTGAAAGCCTATCGGTTCTGGTTAACACACAAATAACAGAGGTTTACAAAAGCGACCCCGGTTTTGCAGGGTTTCTCACCGAGTTTTTGCGGGGCAAACCGTTTTGGCTAAACATCAAAAGCAGCCCAGAACCCAAACCGCCAACTCAGAAAGGCGAAAGGTGCCGCTGA